The Campylobacter sp. RM16189 DNA segment AGAAGCAAGCGGTAGAATTTATGAGCTTGACAGCGTAGAAGTAGGAGATGAATTTGATGCCACAAAGTATATGAGGCATAATTCAAGTATAGATCATAGCGGTAAAATTACAAGTATTATTTTGCGCGGAATAGTAAATATCAACACAAAAGATACTAAAAGACAATCAATAGTAAAGTTAGGATAAAAAATGAGTTTAGATACAAAACAAATTCATCAAATTAAAATTTCAAAAGATAAGTTGGAAAGTGATATAAATAGTAGTTGGAAAGAATTTTTAAAAAACGATAATTCTAATTTTAAAAATTCAAATAATATTTTTACTAAGCATATTTTTAATTTATACATTAAGTTTAAATCTAAAAATAATTTTTTGATTGCGCCAGATATCTTGTGTTTTCCAACAGAAAAAAAATTTTGTTTCGTTTGTTCTTCAAATAAAGAGATCGAGCATATAGGATATCTAATTGATGGAAAAATAGATAGAGTTGCATATGGTATAACCAAAAATATGACTTTTACAAATATGTATTTCCTTGAATTGCTCAAAGAGTATTTTAATATTACACAAGTGGAAAGAGTTTATAGAAAAAACTCGAATCACCCCTATAGAGGAATTTATGTAACAATAAATGAGGAATTTTACAAAGTTTTTGCTAGTTTTTTTCAATTAAATTTAAATATAGATGACTTTAAAGACAGCACCGAATACAAGATGTTGAAAAGTTTTAAATTTGAAAATAAAAAATTTGTATTATCAAAAAATCCAGAATTGTATTACGATAGCCGATATGTAAGACAATTTTTATATGAGGATAAAGTAAGGGCAGATATAAAAGAGTATGATGAAAAGATATTAACAGACATAAACCGTGGGCTTTGGGAGCTTTGGGATATTGATGATGAGAGCGATAAAAATACGCTTTTTATAAAATTAAAGAATCCTTTGATAGCAAGAAATCCTGAGAGTAACATAAAAAACGGTATTGTAGGTATCGACTTTGGAACCAAAAGCACGGTAGTCGTATATCAGGGCGAGAGTGCTAAAATACATCCTATGCGAGTTGGTATAGGTGACTTGGGTAAAAAAGTAGAAAAATTACACTATGAAAATCCGACCATAATCAATTTTAACGATTTGAGTCAATTTATCAAGGATTATAGGTCTAAAGAGGGCAAGCCTCCTACAAAATGGAGTGATGTTAATATCTCTCATACGGCTTATAGCTCACTTCTTGCAAGTGCGTCAAGCGAATACAACTCTTATCTATCCGATCTTAAACAATGGGCGGGAAAACGCAATAAACAAATAAAAATTTTTGATAAAAAAGGCGTGCAGTTTGAAATCCCAAATAGCGTAAATATAAAAGAAAATGATATAAATCCTATCGAAATTTACGCATACTATTTAGGGCTTTATATAAATAATCAACATAACGGAATTTTTCTAAATTACTCCTTGTCTTTTCCGGTTACTTATGAGCTTGATGTAAGAGATATGATTTTGTCAAGTTTTAAAAAAGGTATTATAAAGTCTTTGCCAAATTCGCTTCAACGAGCCGAAATTTTAGATAGGCTAAACGTTAGAGCCGGTGCTAGTGAACCGGCGGCTTATGCTATTATGGCCTTAGAAGAGTATGGATTTGATCCTGTTAATGATGAGAGAGTTTATTACGGTGTGTTTGATTTTGGCGGAGGAACGACAGATTTTGACTTTGGTATTTATAAAGAGGCTGATGCTAATACTAGATATGATTATATTTTAGAACACTTTGGAGCCGGCGGAGATAGGTATTTGGGGGGAGAAAATTTACTGGAACTGGCAAGTTTTGAGGTTTTTAAGAAAAACATAAATTTAATGCTTGAAAATAAAATCCCATTTACTTTATACCAAGAGGCACAAAAATTTCCAGGAAGCGAAATTTTGATTAGCGATTCACAAGAGGCAAGAATAAATACAAAAACTTTAATGGAAAAACTCAGACCGCTCTGGGAGGCAAAGGATAATGAATTTGCAGAGGATGGAAGTATATCTTTAAATTTATTTAGTTCTAACGGGGAAGATATACCAGGAATTTCTCTAGCAATAGATAAAAAAGAGATTTTACAACTCATCAAAGATAGAATCAAAAAAGGGGTCGATAATTTCTTTGAGGAATTTAGACTCGCTACGGCTAAGAATTTAGACCCTCAAGATAGCAGACAAATAAATGAATTTCATATATTTTTGGCAGGAAATTCAAGTAAATCGGCGTTTGTAGATGAGCTATTTAAAGAAAGAATAAAACAAGAAACAGAAGCCATGATGGAAAAAAACTTTAAATTTGAACTCAAACTATATCGACCTATAGGCGAAAATAGCAATGACCTAGAAAAGCCAAACGGCAAAACCGGAGTTGCTTTTGGACTTATACGCTCGCGCAAGGGAGGAAATATTCATGTAATTGATAGAAATATAAGTCAGGATATTAATTTTAAATATTACATAGGCAGAATGAAGAAAAGAAAATTTTTAACGGTTATAGATAGAAAGCAAAATTACGGAGAGTGGATTAAATTTATAGATGCTTGCGAGAGTGAATTTGAGGTTTATTATACTACCCAAGGATCTGTTAGCACAAATAATGTTAGTATCGATGATAGCGGTATAAGTAAAAAGATATTAAACTCAGGCTTAGCCGATAAAGATAGTTTTATATATCTAAGATTAGCTAGCCCTAATGAGTTTGAATTTGTGGTATCGGATGATGATAGTATCAAAGATGAAATTTATAAAACAGAAATAACAAAGGTGGTTTTATGAGTGAGGTTACAAAGCAAATCAAAGGACTAAAAGTCTCAAGAGAAATGCTGGAGGCTGATATTAATTTGAGTTGGCAAAAGTTTATAAATACTGACAATAAAGAATCTTCTAATAATTTAAATTATATGTTTCTAAAAAATATAGAGAATTTGTATAATAAATTTAATGAACTTGTAAGTTCCGATAGTCTTATCAGCATAGGAAATAGATCGTTTTTTATGCCTGAAGATAATATTTTTATTTTTATACATAAAAGGGAAGGCGAAGAGTATGATGAAATTTATAATGTTGTTAGAGATTATATAGGCGATGAGTATTTTGATATAGAATTTGAATACGAAGTTTTAGAAAAATGCATCAAGGCTATATATGATAATTTGCCGGTTTTAAGAAATGATAACAAAAAAATAGCAAGGCAATTAATTGTATCGAGGCATAATAGTGCCCGTGGTTATTACAAGTATGGATCGTTTGTAAATTTTGAATATATCAGCTCTTCAGACAATTGCCGTTGTTGGGATATGGAGATAATTCCTGCTGAAAAATTTTCTCCGAAAGACATTTTTAGTCTCTGTTTTAAATCAAATTTAGAGATAAAAGAGCTGGCTAACGAGCCTGATTATAAAATTTTGCAAGGGTTTAAATTCAAAGATAATAAATTTATCATATCCGATGAAACGAAGCTAGAAATCGGTAAAGATTATCTAAGCTATCTTTTGAACGAAGATAAAATAAGAGCCGATATAAAAGAGTATGATGAAAAGGTGTTAAGCGATGTCAATAGAGGGCTTTGGGAGCTTTGGGAGATTGATCAAGATAGCGATAAAAATATGATTTTTATACCATTTGAAAGCTCTTTGACTGCTAGAAATCCTGAGAGTAGCATTAAAAATGGGGTTATAGGTATAGATTTTGGCACAAAAAGTACGGTTGTGGTATATCAAGAAGATACTGTAAAAATAAATCCAATGAGGATCGGCGTAGGAGATCTGAGCAAAAAAGTAGAAAAGAGCCATTTTGAAAATCCTACCATAATCAGCTTTGAAAATTTTGGTAATTTTATTAAGGATTACAGAGCCAAACAAGGAAGACCATATACAAAATGGAGAGATGTAAATATCTCACACACGGCTGAAAATTCTCTAAAAAATGCCGCTTCTAGCGACTTTAACTCTTATTTAATGGAGCTAAAACAGTGGGCGGGGGCAAAGGATAGAAAGCTTAAAATTTTTGATAAAAAGAGGGCTGAATTTGAAATAAAAGGAAGCCTGGAATTGGGCGATAATGATATAAATCCTATTGAAATTTACGCTTATTATCTGGGGCTTTATATAAATAATCAACATAATGGAATATTTTTAGACTATATACTATCTTTTCCTGTTACTTATGAAGTAAAGGTAAGGCAGATTATTTTATCTAGTTTTAAAAAAGGTATTATAAAGTCTTTACCAAATTCGCTTCAGCGAGCAGAAATTTTAGACAGGCTAAATGTTATAGAGGGTGCTAGCGAACCGGCGGCTTATGCCGTTATGGCTTTGGAAGAATATGGGTTCGATCCTGTTGGTGACGAGAGGGTTTATTACGGTGTATTTGATTTTGGCGGAGGAACGACAGATTTTGACTTTGGTGTTTATAAGGAGCTTGATACCGATAGATATGACTACTGCATAGAGCACTTTGGTGCAGGTGGTGATATGTATTTGGGAGGAGAGAATTTACTGGAGTTAATTAGCTTTGAAGTGTTTAAATCAAATAAAGATAAGCTGCTTGAAGCGAAAATACCTTTTATAAAGCCTGATGAATGTGAAAAATTTCCCGGAAGTGAGATACTACTTCAAAATTCACAAGAAGCAAAAAGAAATACAAAAGAGCTAATGGAAAAATTGCGACCTCTCTGGGAAGGCATGGATGATGAAAGCTATGATAGCGGAGTTTTGTCAATAAATCTATTTAACTCAAGAGGAGAAAATATACCTGGCTTTGAGCTCAATATTGACAAAAATGAAATTTTATCAACGCTAGAAAACAGAATTAAGTTAGGTGTTGATAGTTTTTTTAACGAGTTAAGAAAAGCTATCGTAAATTATGAAGCAAATAGCAAAGAGATACTAAAAATAAATGAGTTTAATATATTTTTAGCAGGGAATTCTAGCAAGTCGGCATTTGTAACAAAACTTTTTAACGAAAGAATAGAGAAAGAGAAGCAAGATATGCTAGAAAAGGTTTCTATGATATGTGAATTTAAGCTTTTTAGACCTCTTGGAGAAAACAATGATGATATAGAGAGTCCAAACGGTAAAACCGGAGTAGCTTTTGGGCTTATTAGGTCAAGAAAGGGAGGTAGGATTCAAGTAATTGATCGCAATGTAGACGATGTAGATATAAATTTCAAATACTATTTGGGAAGAATTAGGAAAAGATGCTTTCAAACAGTTATATATAGAAATCAAAAATATAATGAGTGGGTGAAATTTATAAATGCGGGCGAGAGTAAATTTGAGATATTTTACACAACTTTAGCATCCGCAACCACAAACAAGATGAATATAGATGAAAATAGCGGATCTATAAAAAAACTAGCTCTTGAAACCGGATTTAAAGATGATGGATGTAATGTTTATATAAGATTAATTAGCCCTAGTGAATTTGAGTATGTGGTATCTGATGATGACGGTATAAAAAATGAAGTTTATAAAACAGAGATAAAAAAAGGAAGTATCTAATGCTACAAAAAGATAATTTGTATGTAAGTTTGGTAAAGGGTTATAGCGGTGTCGGCGAGCAAATTTTACCTTTGCAAGAAGCCGATTATTTAGATTTAAGAGGTATTAACTTTTATCATATCAAAGAGCTTACTTTTGAAGATGATAGTCCAAGAAGAGAGGCTTTTGAAAATGTTATTAGCACCATAGGCATACAAGGTATTATCTTTGTTTATCTTATAATCGGAGATAAAGATGGAGTTTCGTTTTATTCCGGTATTGCAAAAGATACAAGCTACGATGGAGAGCTTGAGCTTGATATAGACGATATCGCCGACAGAGTTTTAAAGCCTAGTATTGAAGGAAATTTTAGAGGAAGTAAGGTTTTTAAAGTAGAAAATAAAGACGAGCTTGTTTCAAAAGTCAGAAATATGAGTGTATTTGGCAAGGTAACCGGAGTGCCTAGCGTTCATAAGGATAAAGAAAATTTTCAAGGAATTGATAGGCTGATTGATATTATGAATGGTGATGAATTTGGTCTTATGATACTTTCAAAACCGATATCAAAAGATGAGATAAGTCAAATAGAAATGGATATTTTCAATTTGCATAATGTTCTATCTCCAATCGCAAAACAATCAATTCAGCACACAGAAGGCGAAACAGACACTAGAACATCATCTCATACTCAAGGAAGCTCTTTTACAGAAGGAAGCAGTTATTCAGAGGCAAAGGTTAGCTCAAAAGGTTCTAGTTCAGGATGGAGTAGCGGTGACGGTGAAGCATCGGAGTCAGGAAGCACAAACCAGAATAAAAGCAATACAACAACAACAGGTACTTCAAATAGTAAAACAACAAATCAGTCAGATACTAAAGGAGATTCACAATCTAAAAATTCGGGTAAAAATTTAAGTTTTGAAACTACAAATAAATTTGCTAGCGAGTGGCTAAAATATCTTGATGAAGTATTAATTAAAAGGCTAAATTACGGTAAAAACAGAGGACTTTTTAAATCTTGCATATATCTAATGTCAAATGAAAACTCCGGAAACTTAACCAAACTTGGTCGTGCTATAAAATCTATTTTTTCGGGAGATGAAAACAATAAAGCTCCTCTTGATTTTAAGTTTTTAGATGAGAAAAGCAATGAGATAGAGGCGATTAAAAATTTTCAAATTCCAAAAGTTAAGACAAACTATCCTGCAAGAATCATATCATCTATGGACTTAAAAACTCAGTCTAATTGGCTTTCTACAAGCGAACTGAGCGTTATAGCCACTTTGCCTAAAAAAGAGGTTGTTGGACTGTCTTTAAGAGAAGAGGTTGAATTTGGTTTAAATTTTAAAGATATAAAAAACTCAAGTTATGAGAAATTTGAGCTTGGTAATATGATACAAAGCGGAAACGAGCTAGAGAATAAAAAAGTTTGTATTGATAAGGCTTGGCTAGATAAACATATTTTTATAGCCGGAGTTACAGGCAGTGGTAAAACTACAACTTGCCAAAGTATATTAAAATCGGCAAATTTACCATTTTTAGTTATAGAACCTGCCAAGACAGAGTATAGAGCGATGCTTGAAGATAGCGAATTTAGCAAGAATTTGATTATTTTTACTCTAGGCAATAATAAAGTAGCTCCTTTTAAAATGAATCCGTTTGAGTTTTTTCCGCATGAGAGCATTTCTTCAAGAGTAGATATGATAAGGGCAAATATAGAGGCTTCTTTTGATATGGAAGCAGCCATTCCTCAAATAATAGAAACAGCCTTGTATGAATGCTATAAGGATTACGGATGGGATATTACAAGCAGCACAAATAGCAAATTTGAAAATCCGTTTGCCGATGGAGTTTTTGCTTTTCCAACTTTAAGTGATTTGTATGCAAAGACCAAAAGTGTTGTTGATAAACAAGGATTTGATGAAAGACTAAAAAGAGATTATATAGGCTCAATAAATGCAAGACTTCAAGGACTCTTAGTCGGTGCAAAATCTTATACTCTAAATAATGAAAGAGGAATAAATTTTGTGGATCTTCTTGATAAGAATGTCGTTTTGGAGCTTGAGGACATTAAAAACGGCAATGAAAAATCGTTAATTATGGGCTTTATTTTGATTAATATAAATGAAGCCTTAAAAATTAAGCACAAAGAATACAAAGACAAAGGTAAGCAATTTAGGCATATTACTCTAATAGAAGAGGCACATAGGCTACTTAGTAAATTTACTCCGGGAGATAGTCCGAATAAAAAATTAGGAGTTCAAAGTTTTTCCGATATGCTTGCAGAAGTTAGAAAATACGGAGAGTCTTTAGTGATAGTTGATCAAATTCCAAATACACTAACGCCTGAAGTGTTAAAAAATACAAATACAAAGATAGTGCATAGAATTTTTGCACAAGATGATAAGGAAGCCATAGGAAATACTATGGCTTTGGAGGATGAGCAAAAAAATTTCTTATCTAATTTGGAAACAGGACGCGCCATTGTTTCAAATCCGGATTTTATAAGACCTATTCAG contains these protein-coding regions:
- a CDS encoding molecular chaperone DnaK; translated protein: MSLDTKQIHQIKISKDKLESDINSSWKEFLKNDNSNFKNSNNIFTKHIFNLYIKFKSKNNFLIAPDILCFPTEKKFCFVCSSNKEIEHIGYLIDGKIDRVAYGITKNMTFTNMYFLELLKEYFNITQVERVYRKNSNHPYRGIYVTINEEFYKVFASFFQLNLNIDDFKDSTEYKMLKSFKFENKKFVLSKNPELYYDSRYVRQFLYEDKVRADIKEYDEKILTDINRGLWELWDIDDESDKNTLFIKLKNPLIARNPESNIKNGIVGIDFGTKSTVVVYQGESAKIHPMRVGIGDLGKKVEKLHYENPTIINFNDLSQFIKDYRSKEGKPPTKWSDVNISHTAYSSLLASASSEYNSYLSDLKQWAGKRNKQIKIFDKKGVQFEIPNSVNIKENDINPIEIYAYYLGLYINNQHNGIFLNYSLSFPVTYELDVRDMILSSFKKGIIKSLPNSLQRAEILDRLNVRAGASEPAAYAIMALEEYGFDPVNDERVYYGVFDFGGGTTDFDFGIYKEADANTRYDYILEHFGAGGDRYLGGENLLELASFEVFKKNINLMLENKIPFTLYQEAQKFPGSEILISDSQEARINTKTLMEKLRPLWEAKDNEFAEDGSISLNLFSSNGEDIPGISLAIDKKEILQLIKDRIKKGVDNFFEEFRLATAKNLDPQDSRQINEFHIFLAGNSSKSAFVDELFKERIKQETEAMMEKNFKFELKLYRPIGENSNDLEKPNGKTGVAFGLIRSRKGGNIHVIDRNISQDINFKYYIGRMKKRKFLTVIDRKQNYGEWIKFIDACESEFEVYYTTQGSVSTNNVSIDDSGISKKILNSGLADKDSFIYLRLASPNEFEFVVSDDDSIKDEIYKTEITKVVL
- a CDS encoding molecular chaperone DnaK, which encodes MSEVTKQIKGLKVSREMLEADINLSWQKFINTDNKESSNNLNYMFLKNIENLYNKFNELVSSDSLISIGNRSFFMPEDNIFIFIHKREGEEYDEIYNVVRDYIGDEYFDIEFEYEVLEKCIKAIYDNLPVLRNDNKKIARQLIVSRHNSARGYYKYGSFVNFEYISSSDNCRCWDMEIIPAEKFSPKDIFSLCFKSNLEIKELANEPDYKILQGFKFKDNKFIISDETKLEIGKDYLSYLLNEDKIRADIKEYDEKVLSDVNRGLWELWEIDQDSDKNMIFIPFESSLTARNPESSIKNGVIGIDFGTKSTVVVYQEDTVKINPMRIGVGDLSKKVEKSHFENPTIISFENFGNFIKDYRAKQGRPYTKWRDVNISHTAENSLKNAASSDFNSYLMELKQWAGAKDRKLKIFDKKRAEFEIKGSLELGDNDINPIEIYAYYLGLYINNQHNGIFLDYILSFPVTYEVKVRQIILSSFKKGIIKSLPNSLQRAEILDRLNVIEGASEPAAYAVMALEEYGFDPVGDERVYYGVFDFGGGTTDFDFGVYKELDTDRYDYCIEHFGAGGDMYLGGENLLELISFEVFKSNKDKLLEAKIPFIKPDECEKFPGSEILLQNSQEAKRNTKELMEKLRPLWEGMDDESYDSGVLSINLFNSRGENIPGFELNIDKNEILSTLENRIKLGVDSFFNELRKAIVNYEANSKEILKINEFNIFLAGNSSKSAFVTKLFNERIEKEKQDMLEKVSMICEFKLFRPLGENNDDIESPNGKTGVAFGLIRSRKGGRIQVIDRNVDDVDINFKYYLGRIRKRCFQTVIYRNQKYNEWVKFINAGESKFEIFYTTLASATTNKMNIDENSGSIKKLALETGFKDDGCNVYIRLISPSEFEYVVSDDDGIKNEVYKTEIKKGSI
- a CDS encoding ATP-binding protein produces the protein MLQKDNLYVSLVKGYSGVGEQILPLQEADYLDLRGINFYHIKELTFEDDSPRREAFENVISTIGIQGIIFVYLIIGDKDGVSFYSGIAKDTSYDGELELDIDDIADRVLKPSIEGNFRGSKVFKVENKDELVSKVRNMSVFGKVTGVPSVHKDKENFQGIDRLIDIMNGDEFGLMILSKPISKDEISQIEMDIFNLHNVLSPIAKQSIQHTEGETDTRTSSHTQGSSFTEGSSYSEAKVSSKGSSSGWSSGDGEASESGSTNQNKSNTTTTGTSNSKTTNQSDTKGDSQSKNSGKNLSFETTNKFASEWLKYLDEVLIKRLNYGKNRGLFKSCIYLMSNENSGNLTKLGRAIKSIFSGDENNKAPLDFKFLDEKSNEIEAIKNFQIPKVKTNYPARIISSMDLKTQSNWLSTSELSVIATLPKKEVVGLSLREEVEFGLNFKDIKNSSYEKFELGNMIQSGNELENKKVCIDKAWLDKHIFIAGVTGSGKTTTCQSILKSANLPFLVIEPAKTEYRAMLEDSEFSKNLIIFTLGNNKVAPFKMNPFEFFPHESISSRVDMIRANIEASFDMEAAIPQIIETALYECYKDYGWDITSSTNSKFENPFADGVFAFPTLSDLYAKTKSVVDKQGFDERLKRDYIGSINARLQGLLVGAKSYTLNNERGINFVDLLDKNVVLELEDIKNGNEKSLIMGFILININEALKIKHKEYKDKGKQFRHITLIEEAHRLLSKFTPGDSPNKKLGVQSFSDMLAEVRKYGESLVIVDQIPNTLTPEVLKNTNTKIVHRIFAQDDKEAIGNTMALEDEQKNFLSNLETGRAIVSNPDFIRPIQVQIKPQTNTSGSGVDEEIIIKRAREFYKTISKSGVLPSLEFENDLDDKMIKEALRYNFYEFEIKWRDALKKDHIKLIELRKFIKANHVPSNMEYLSQYIIRKFYKNSEFSKEVRECVDLILDKVYNGDDEMVEFENKQPFYMSIN